In Chryseobacterium gotjawalense, the following are encoded in one genomic region:
- a CDS encoding sugar kinase: MSKVVTFGEIMLRLAPQGFLRFSQADNFDVVYGGGESNVAVSLANYGIPVDFVTRLPKNDIGQCAMMEMRKRGVGVDKIVWGGDRLGIYFLETGAVSRGSKVVYDRAHSAMAEIQPGMVNWEEVFAGAEWFHWTGITPAISQSSADVCLEAVKAASKLGLTISTDLNYRAKLWKFGGDREKIMTELTSYCDIILGNEEDAEMHFGIKPDGAAVQTHGHDVKAEAFLSVCQQMMEKFPKAKKVITTLRGSISASHNTWAGVLYDGKQMLQTRQYQITDIVDRVGGGDSFMGGLIYGLLTYPDDDQNALDFAVAASCLKHTIKGDANLVTVDEVTKLMGGDASGRVAR, translated from the coding sequence ATGAGTAAAGTAGTAACGTTTGGTGAGATTATGTTGAGATTGGCACCACAGGGATTTTTAAGATTTTCACAGGCGGATAATTTCGATGTGGTTTACGGCGGAGGCGAATCCAATGTGGCGGTATCACTGGCCAATTATGGCATCCCTGTAGATTTTGTAACCCGTTTGCCAAAAAACGATATCGGCCAGTGCGCCATGATGGAAATGCGTAAAAGAGGCGTTGGTGTTGATAAAATTGTCTGGGGCGGAGACCGTTTGGGAATTTATTTCCTGGAAACCGGTGCTGTTTCCAGAGGAAGCAAAGTGGTGTACGACAGAGCCCATTCTGCAATGGCTGAAATTCAGCCGGGAATGGTGAATTGGGAAGAGGTTTTTGCCGGAGCGGAGTGGTTTCACTGGACTGGAATAACGCCGGCGATTTCTCAAAGTTCTGCTGATGTTTGTCTGGAAGCTGTAAAAGCTGCAAGCAAACTCGGACTTACCATTTCTACCGACCTTAATTACAGAGCTAAACTTTGGAAATTCGGTGGTGACAGAGAAAAAATCATGACTGAACTTACCTCCTATTGCGACATCATTCTTGGAAACGAAGAAGATGCAGAAATGCATTTCGGTATCAAACCCGATGGTGCGGCAGTTCAGACTCACGGGCACGATGTAAAGGCGGAAGCGTTTTTATCAGTTTGTCAGCAAATGATGGAAAAGTTCCCGAAAGCTAAAAAAGTAATTACCACACTTCGGGGTTCCATCTCGGCTTCCCACAACACCTGGGCCGGAGTTTTATATGACGGAAAACAAATGTTGCAGACCCGCCAGTATCAGATCACCGATATCGTTGACCGTGTTGGTGGTGGAGATTCTTTCATGGGCGGATTGATTTACGGATTATTAACTTATCCTGATGATGACCAGAATGCTTTGGATTTCGCAGTAGCGGCTTCATGCCTTAAACATACCATTAAAGGTGATGCCAATCTGGTGACCGTGGATGAAGTAACCAAACTGATGGGCGGCGATGCTTCCGGACGTGTTGCAAGATAA
- a CDS encoding SDR family NAD(P)-dependent oxidoreductase — protein sequence MTDLKGKVAVVTGATGGIGFAVCKRLGKDGYTVILNGIQKDGGAEQVAELVADGITAEYFGFDVTNEEEVNSNIKMIGEKYGKIDVIVNNAGGLGGRQRFEEMTTEFYRSVMALNLDSTFFVSRAAIPFLKKAENASIINYTSNATWNGGGPGAGVYATSKAGVQAITRAMAKDLAEYGIRVNAVSPGTIDTPFHAQIKETKPEVFASWKNNIMLGRLGEPEEVAAVVSFLASKDASFLTAETIQIGGGQALGI from the coding sequence ATGACTGATTTAAAAGGAAAAGTAGCTGTAGTAACAGGCGCAACAGGAGGAATTGGTTTTGCGGTATGCAAAAGATTAGGGAAAGACGGTTATACTGTAATTTTAAATGGTATTCAGAAAGATGGCGGGGCTGAACAGGTAGCGGAACTTGTGGCAGACGGGATCACAGCGGAGTATTTTGGCTTTGATGTTACCAACGAAGAGGAAGTAAACTCCAATATTAAAATGATCGGTGAAAAATACGGTAAAATCGATGTTATCGTAAACAATGCAGGCGGTTTAGGCGGCAGACAAAGGTTTGAGGAAATGACGACGGAATTTTACAGATCAGTAATGGCGTTAAATCTTGATTCTACCTTTTTTGTATCAAGAGCGGCGATCCCTTTTCTTAAAAAAGCGGAAAACGCTTCAATAATCAACTATACTTCCAACGCCACCTGGAATGGCGGAGGTCCGGGAGCTGGGGTATATGCCACTTCTAAGGCTGGGGTACAGGCTATTACAAGAGCAATGGCTAAAGACTTAGCTGAATATGGAATTAGAGTAAACGCGGTTTCTCCGGGAACTATTGATACACCTTTTCATGCTCAGATAAAAGAAACTAAACCTGAAGTGTTCGCAAGCTGGAAAAACAATATAATGCTTGGGAGATTGGGAGAGCCTGAAGAAGTAGCGGCAGTAGTGTCGTTCCTGGCAAGTAAAGATGCTTCCTTTTTAACGGCTGAAACAATCCAGATTGGTGGTGGTCAGGCGTTAGGAATTTAG
- a CDS encoding alpha/beta hydrolase, whose product MKKNVFVLILVLFWSHCFSQETGGEFKPVDFPPNYTAQLNRIYTKVNDWEGKADLYVNLNSKTPTPVIINIHGGGWNKGVKESQTGFNTFFKAGYAVVNMEYRLSQQATAPAAIEDTRCMLVYLVEHAKDLNIDPKKIVIMGGSAGGHLALMGGLLGNDRRFDHNCMTSKDLRVAAIIDKYGITDVYDWSFGKLKSKSALQWLGSKIVDKEFIKSVSPINFVTKNSPPVFIVHGDADPTVPYQQSVDLYRKLQEMGVDSQFISVSGGLHGKFDQEKNREINTAIITFLSKYVN is encoded by the coding sequence ATGAAAAAAAATGTGTTTGTTCTTATCCTCGTCTTATTTTGGTCCCACTGTTTTTCTCAGGAAACCGGTGGTGAATTTAAACCTGTAGATTTCCCCCCTAATTATACAGCACAGTTAAACAGGATCTATACGAAAGTTAATGACTGGGAGGGAAAAGCTGATTTATATGTAAATCTAAACAGCAAGACCCCAACTCCGGTAATCATCAATATTCACGGAGGTGGATGGAACAAGGGTGTAAAGGAATCTCAAACCGGGTTCAATACTTTCTTTAAAGCGGGGTATGCGGTGGTGAATATGGAATACAGGCTGTCTCAACAGGCAACTGCTCCCGCTGCAATAGAGGACACCCGCTGCATGCTGGTCTATCTGGTGGAACACGCGAAGGATTTGAATATCGATCCCAAAAAAATCGTAATCATGGGTGGCAGTGCAGGCGGACATCTGGCTTTAATGGGCGGACTTCTAGGAAACGACCGCCGTTTTGATCATAACTGTATGACTTCAAAAGATCTTAGGGTTGCGGCTATTATTGATAAATATGGTATTACTGATGTCTATGACTGGTCTTTTGGAAAGCTTAAAAGCAAATCAGCATTGCAGTGGCTGGGCTCTAAAATAGTGGATAAGGAGTTTATAAAATCAGTATCGCCCATTAATTTTGTCACTAAAAACAGTCCGCCGGTATTTATTGTTCACGGCGACGCAGACCCCACCGTTCCTTACCAGCAATCCGTTGACTTGTACCGGAAACTTCAGGAGATGGGGGTAGACTCGCAGTTTATCAGCGTGTCCGGAGGTCTTCATGGCAAATTTGATCAGGAGAAGAACAGGGAAATTAATACTGCCATTATTACTTTTTTATCAAAATATGTAAATTAG
- a CDS encoding polysaccharide lyase family 7 protein — MKLPNRFIPFILCGTLLLSLSLNCSAQGKKEKTAKPVSIDLSHWSVTTPELDPATGKVTNVEPPEILDYANNELLKKNMYNDPKTGALVFYAYPSEGKTANTSFSRSELREQMVPGNNNINWTFKQGGTLKAEMAMGEVSREGAGQYSKVIILQIHGRLTDEQKKLIGQKDHNAPPVLKILWQNGKIRIKTKVLKNPNATYEEMLQTDAWTDDEGYNFKEKVDFNKFTLEVKVKEGRMAITLNNDETKVYENESLRKWNVFENYFKAGNYFQSKEPGTFAKVNIYKLSVSH, encoded by the coding sequence ATGAAATTACCAAACAGATTCATTCCGTTTATTTTGTGTGGAACCCTTTTACTTTCACTGTCATTAAACTGCTCCGCGCAGGGTAAGAAGGAAAAAACCGCTAAACCGGTTTCAATAGATTTAAGCCATTGGAGCGTCACCACACCGGAACTGGATCCGGCAACCGGAAAAGTGACCAATGTGGAGCCGCCGGAAATTCTGGATTACGCCAATAATGAATTGCTTAAAAAGAATATGTATAACGACCCGAAAACGGGAGCACTGGTATTCTATGCCTACCCTAGCGAAGGTAAAACGGCCAATACCTCGTTTTCCCGCTCGGAACTGAGAGAACAGATGGTACCGGGTAATAATAATATAAACTGGACCTTCAAACAGGGCGGTACGCTGAAAGCTGAAATGGCGATGGGCGAAGTAAGCAGAGAAGGCGCAGGGCAATACAGTAAAGTAATCATTTTACAGATTCACGGAAGATTAACCGATGAGCAAAAAAAACTGATCGGTCAGAAAGATCATAATGCACCGCCGGTTTTAAAAATCCTGTGGCAAAACGGTAAAATCAGAATAAAAACAAAAGTGCTGAAAAATCCAAACGCAACTTATGAAGAAATGCTTCAGACCGATGCGTGGACCGATGACGAAGGCTACAATTTTAAAGAAAAAGTAGATTTCAATAAATTTACTCTTGAAGTGAAAGTGAAAGAAGGCAGAATGGCCATCACCCTGAACAACGACGAGACCAAGGTTTATGAAAATGAAAGTCTGAGAAAATGGAACGTTTTTGAAAACTATTTTAAAGCCGGAAATTATTTCCAGTCCAAAGAACCGGGAACTTTTGCAAAAGTTAATATCTATAAGCTGTCGGTTTCCCACTAA
- a CDS encoding YhcH/YjgK/YiaL family protein, translating to MIIDSLHNAEKYSGLHPLFSRAFQFIQENDLMTLPDGTIQIEEGLKVIVSQKTGKSAEESLKKFECHDANIDIQVCVKGHETIGWKPRETCVSPKGEYDPAKDVLFFEDQPDMFFSLKDSQFVIFYPDDVHAPMIGEDEIRKLVFKVKI from the coding sequence ATGATTATAGATTCACTACATAACGCGGAGAAATATTCCGGACTGCATCCTTTATTTTCCAGAGCTTTTCAATTTATTCAGGAAAATGATCTGATGACTTTGCCTGACGGAACCATTCAGATCGAAGAAGGGCTGAAAGTAATTGTCAGCCAGAAAACCGGGAAAAGCGCAGAGGAAAGTTTAAAAAAATTTGAATGTCACGATGCAAATATCGATATTCAGGTTTGTGTAAAAGGTCATGAAACCATCGGGTGGAAACCGCGCGAAACCTGCGTTTCACCGAAAGGCGAATACGATCCGGCAAAGGATGTTCTCTTTTTTGAGGACCAGCCGGATATGTTTTTCAGTTTGAAAGACAGCCAGTTTGTGATTTTTTATCCGGATGACGTGCATGCACCGATGATTGGTGAGGATGAAATCAGAAAATTAGTATTTAAAGTAAAAATTTAA
- a CDS encoding bifunctional 4-hydroxy-2-oxoglutarate aldolase/2-dehydro-3-deoxy-phosphogluconate aldolase: MSNIQKVSDAVVKQGILPLYFNADETVTIETLRAIYRAGIRAVEYTNRGEAALNNFKKMVETRNSEMPDLLLGIGTIKNLQQAKDFVEAGADFFISPGFVPEVADFLIKQDKFYSPGCMTPTEIIAAENAGVKFIKLFPGNMLGPDFLSGIKDIFPNLLFMPTGGVDTTRENIEGWYKAGVSAVGMGSKLISKKLMAEKDFATIESETKKVLQLLAELR; encoded by the coding sequence ATGAGCAATATTCAGAAAGTTTCCGATGCTGTAGTAAAGCAGGGAATCTTACCCTTATATTTCAATGCCGATGAAACGGTAACTATAGAAACCCTCCGCGCGATTTACCGCGCCGGAATCCGTGCCGTAGAATACACCAACCGTGGCGAAGCCGCTTTGAATAATTTCAAAAAAATGGTGGAAACCAGAAATTCCGAAATGCCGGATTTGCTTTTGGGAATCGGTACCATCAAAAACCTTCAGCAGGCCAAAGATTTTGTGGAAGCCGGCGCTGATTTCTTTATCAGTCCGGGATTTGTACCCGAAGTGGCAGATTTCCTGATCAAACAGGACAAATTCTACAGCCCTGGCTGTATGACTCCCACTGAAATTATCGCGGCAGAAAATGCAGGCGTGAAGTTTATCAAACTTTTTCCCGGAAATATGCTCGGACCTGACTTTTTAAGCGGAATAAAAGATATCTTCCCGAATCTGTTATTTATGCCCACAGGCGGCGTGGATACTACCCGCGAAAACATCGAAGGCTGGTACAAAGCCGGCGTGTCTGCAGTAGGAATGGGAAGTAAACTGATCAGTAAAAAGTTAATGGCAGAAAAAGATTTTGCAACCATTGAATCTGAAACTAAAAAAGTGTTGCAGTTACTCGCGGAATTGAGGTAA
- a CDS encoding polysaccharide lyase family 7 protein, protein MKSVIFIALAFITLGSCSRTGNTVPDEIIDPVVVNGFADLSLSNWKVTLPVDANNDGSPDEYAAAQIQNGGYRNIPAIKPFMYDDTSDQSLVFYAYPSTSTSNSDYSRTELREMMNPTSTKTNWTLSKGGTIQGKLKVVSTTPDTSSSGNSFHRVIVMQIHGIISQADMTKYGFSSNAAPPLLKMFWIDGRLKAYKKTLVTNSTAGMDLYSSSSAIWTDISYDFGKVGYDPFEIKIVASTGKLEVTVNGNNTHVFQDVSLAKWPFENYFKAGNYLITTDPAAKSTVKYYKLNVTH, encoded by the coding sequence ATGAAATCCGTAATTTTTATCGCCTTAGCTTTTATTACTTTAGGCAGTTGCTCCCGGACAGGAAATACTGTTCCGGATGAGATCATTGATCCAGTCGTGGTCAACGGTTTTGCAGACCTGTCCCTTAGCAACTGGAAAGTTACTTTACCTGTGGATGCGAACAACGATGGAAGCCCCGATGAATATGCGGCCGCGCAAATACAGAATGGCGGCTACAGAAACATACCGGCGATTAAGCCGTTTATGTATGATGACACCAGTGATCAGTCCTTAGTCTTCTACGCTTATCCGTCCACCTCCACCAGTAACAGCGATTATTCCAGAACGGAATTACGGGAAATGATGAATCCCACCAGTACTAAAACCAACTGGACCTTAAGTAAAGGGGGAACCATTCAGGGGAAACTGAAAGTCGTTTCTACCACGCCCGATACTTCCAGTTCAGGAAACAGTTTTCACAGGGTAATCGTCATGCAGATTCACGGAATTATTTCACAGGCTGATATGACCAAATATGGTTTCTCTTCTAATGCCGCACCACCTTTATTAAAGATGTTTTGGATAGACGGTCGTTTAAAGGCATACAAAAAAACACTTGTTACTAACAGTACCGCTGGGATGGATCTATACAGTAGTTCCAGCGCAATATGGACAGATATTTCTTATGATTTCGGAAAAGTGGGATATGATCCTTTCGAAATAAAAATTGTAGCCTCCACAGGAAAATTAGAGGTCACCGTAAATGGCAATAACACGCATGTTTTCCAGGATGTAAGTCTTGCAAAATGGCCCTTTGAAAACTATTTTAAGGCGGGGAATTATTTAATCACCACCGATCCTGCAGCAAAGTCCACCGTAAAATATTATAAACTAAATGTTACACACTAA
- a CDS encoding T9SS type A sorting domain-containing protein, which translates to MRKKLFFLAACVLTVANANAQTTLFADNFDTAGLPNPPVSPSQYQAFSGAPGTTSTVSSAGHTYTGINTSLWKLDSGNGTSGLNAIYNVASTSYTTNLSIQGTSVTTAGQANKATATVAVPVPFSPKLSENTDVLTWSFAMRVNKNGQLTTLPSAFKPAGALAGGVILATDLPAGGNINTAGNGYAVILSGDSGTLNAITLGSFAGGLYDTATSTSHFTPLLQVESIAFSNSSSVIVSYTPSTNTWTMKVRQDGSASLQDPQETTENTYTTSTPASIVDSSQTGIANSNMMLYFNYSGTNGIYMDNLKVTSGAVLATATAKSKNSFSIAPNPAKNYFNIENNGKKINSVLIYSLDGKVVKSLTNPQSKQVDVSVLPKGTYLVKVNSENSESTKKLMVN; encoded by the coding sequence ATGAGAAAAAAACTATTCTTTTTAGCAGCATGCGTGCTTACCGTTGCAAATGCAAATGCACAGACAACATTATTTGCAGACAACTTTGATACGGCAGGTTTGCCAAATCCACCTGTATCTCCTAGCCAGTACCAGGCTTTTTCGGGGGCACCGGGAACAACGTCCACCGTATCATCTGCTGGTCATACGTACACCGGTATTAATACCTCATTATGGAAGCTGGATTCCGGAAACGGAACATCGGGCCTTAATGCGATCTACAATGTTGCTTCTACTTCCTACACTACCAATTTAAGTATTCAGGGTACAAGTGTTACAACGGCTGGCCAGGCAAATAAAGCGACTGCTACGGTTGCTGTACCAGTCCCTTTTTCACCAAAATTAAGTGAGAACACCGATGTTTTAACCTGGTCTTTCGCAATGCGTGTTAATAAAAATGGGCAACTCACCACATTACCATCTGCCTTTAAACCGGCTGGTGCACTTGCAGGCGGCGTTATTCTTGCTACCGATTTACCCGCGGGAGGAAACATCAATACAGCAGGTAATGGATACGCAGTTATACTTTCCGGGGATAGTGGCACTTTAAACGCAATTACTTTAGGATCATTTGCCGGCGGATTGTATGATACCGCCACTTCTACTTCCCATTTTACCCCTTTATTACAGGTTGAAAGCATTGCGTTCTCTAACAGCAGTTCAGTAATTGTATCGTATACTCCATCTACTAATACCTGGACGATGAAGGTTAGACAGGACGGTAGCGCCTCATTGCAGGATCCACAGGAAACTACTGAAAACACTTACACAACTTCTACACCCGCAAGTATTGTTGACAGTTCCCAAACAGGAATAGCCAACTCGAATATGATGCTGTATTTCAATTACAGCGGAACAAACGGTATTTATATGGATAATCTGAAAGTGACGTCGGGCGCTGTGCTCGCAACAGCTACTGCCAAATCAAAAAACAGCTTCTCGATCGCTCCAAATCCTGCAAAAAATTATTTTAATATAGAAAATAACGGCAAAAAAATTAATTCAGTTTTAATTTATTCTTTGGATGGTAAAGTTGTAAAAAGTTTGACAAATCCACAGTCAAAGCAGGTAGATGTTTCAGTCTTACCTAAAGGAACATATCTGGTAAAGGTGAACAGCGAAAATTCAGAGTCCACAAAGAAATTAATGGTCAATTAA
- a CDS encoding FadR/GntR family transcriptional regulator, with amino-acid sequence MKLDLITKKENQTTQQEIIAKIRDLINLKNLEPGDKLPSERMLSEKFEVSRSNVRDAIQKLEFYGILKSIAQSGTFIANIRRIAINGMIDDILRLDEPDFKSLVETRILLELKTVKLAALRRTDEDIKNIEAALNAYTQKVLAGEDAVQEDLLFHLAIAKACGNSTINTFMLTITPEIISYFNSMPVCDENQQITAIKEHEAIFAAIKNQDPQEGKLKMKEHFKVLYKFCYDKS; translated from the coding sequence ATGAAATTAGATTTAATTACAAAAAAGGAAAATCAAACCACGCAACAGGAAATCATCGCTAAAATCAGAGATTTAATAAACTTAAAAAATCTTGAACCTGGCGATAAACTTCCTTCGGAAAGAATGTTATCTGAAAAATTTGAGGTATCACGCAGTAATGTAAGAGATGCAATACAGAAATTAGAATTTTACGGAATTTTAAAATCCATTGCGCAGAGCGGAACCTTTATTGCGAATATCCGTAGAATTGCGATTAACGGGATGATCGATGATATTCTGCGCTTAGATGAGCCGGATTTCAAATCGCTGGTGGAAACAAGAATCCTTTTAGAATTAAAAACCGTGAAACTTGCCGCTTTAAGAAGAACGGATGAAGATATTAAAAATATAGAAGCAGCCTTAAACGCTTATACGCAAAAAGTCTTAGCGGGCGAAGATGCGGTACAGGAAGATTTGCTGTTTCACCTGGCAATTGCGAAAGCCTGTGGCAACAGCACTATTAATACGTTTATGTTAACCATAACACCGGAAATTATTTCCTATTTTAACAGTATGCCGGTGTGCGACGAAAACCAGCAGATTACCGCTATTAAGGAGCATGAGGCTATTTTCGCCGCGATAAAGAACCAGGATCCGCAAGAAGGAAAATTGAAAATGAAAGAACATTTTAAAGTTCTTTATAAATTCTGTTACGATAAAAGTTAA
- a CDS encoding MFS transporter, with protein MKVKGLRWWIIGLIMIITIINYLDRGTLNYMWVANIEYRLVDEIKLDSGDNQARFIAENNTYELVSKRGEKIVQKAAFVNFKNDGKIVVNRQGIAYELGIVDKDAAPEESSKQAKDQLGVITIFFMIAYGISQLFSGKLYDKIGTRRGFVVSVLVWGFADALTSLSQGKVSLTGFRMMLGLGEAGPWPGATKSNAEWFPQKERAFAQGLFGAAASIGSILAPIIILSLYMSIGWKMTFVVVGVLGILWIIPWLIINKKGPKVHSWITDEERAYILDNQPENPQSNGVGKTWGELLSNKKNYSVILGRFFLDPIWWMFVTFLPMYLVEEFNLNIKELAYSAWVPYLGAMIGSIAGGWFSGYLIRKGATVDRARKTAMILGGCIIIPAILGSVMVPNAILAVILMAFVLGGFQFTMTNIQTLPSDLHDGKSVGSLAGLGGAAAVLGTIIAILFAGQIASWPLLFGLLSALVPLSLISIFLTIGKIERIK; from the coding sequence ATGAAAGTTAAAGGATTAAGATGGTGGATTATCGGCTTGATAATGATCATTACTATTATTAATTATTTGGATAGAGGAACGCTCAATTACATGTGGGTTGCCAATATCGAATATCGATTAGTAGATGAGATTAAATTAGATTCCGGCGATAATCAGGCGCGGTTTATAGCAGAAAACAATACCTACGAACTCGTTTCCAAAAGAGGGGAGAAAATTGTGCAGAAAGCTGCTTTCGTTAATTTCAAAAATGACGGTAAAATTGTTGTCAACAGGCAAGGTATTGCTTACGAATTAGGTATTGTGGACAAAGATGCCGCTCCTGAAGAATCATCGAAACAGGCCAAAGATCAGCTGGGCGTCATTACGATCTTTTTTATGATCGCCTACGGAATCAGCCAGCTTTTTTCCGGCAAATTATATGATAAAATAGGAACACGGCGCGGGTTTGTTGTTTCTGTTTTGGTGTGGGGATTTGCCGACGCGCTTACCTCCCTGTCGCAGGGGAAGGTTTCCTTAACAGGATTCAGAATGATGCTGGGTCTGGGGGAAGCCGGTCCGTGGCCCGGTGCTACAAAAAGCAACGCGGAATGGTTTCCTCAGAAGGAACGGGCCTTTGCGCAAGGTCTCTTTGGAGCCGCCGCGTCGATAGGTTCCATTTTAGCTCCCATCATTATTTTATCCCTGTATATGTCCATTGGCTGGAAGATGACTTTTGTCGTGGTAGGGGTATTAGGAATCCTGTGGATCATTCCATGGCTCATTATTAACAAAAAAGGGCCAAAAGTTCATTCATGGATCACCGATGAAGAGCGCGCCTATATTTTAGACAACCAACCGGAAAACCCGCAAAGTAACGGAGTTGGTAAAACGTGGGGAGAATTGCTTTCCAATAAGAAAAATTATTCCGTCATATTGGGCCGCTTCTTTTTAGATCCTATCTGGTGGATGTTTGTCACCTTCTTACCGATGTATTTGGTGGAGGAATTTAACCTTAATATCAAGGAACTGGCCTACTCGGCCTGGGTACCTTATTTGGGTGCGATGATAGGCAGCATCGCAGGAGGCTGGTTTTCAGGATATTTAATCCGAAAAGGAGCCACTGTGGACCGGGCAAGGAAAACGGCCATGATTTTAGGTGGATGTATCATCATTCCCGCTATTCTGGGGTCGGTCATGGTGCCCAATGCAATTCTGGCTGTAATTCTGATGGCTTTTGTATTGGGAGGTTTCCAGTTTACAATGACCAATATTCAGACCTTACCAAGTGATCTGCATGATGGAAAATCAGTAGGCTCATTAGCAGGACTGGGAGGAGCAGCCGCGGTTTTAGGAACCATCATAGCAATCCTGTTTGCGGGTCAGATCGCGAGCTGGCCATTGTTGTTCGGGTTGCTGTCGGCATTGGTTCCATTGTCTCTGATATCCATATTCTTAACTATTGGAAAAATTGAACGAATAAAATAA
- a CDS encoding PKD domain-containing protein, whose translation MKNKFEIKKISKISVLLFLLLVIFTSCDIRGYDIAGEGSKPDLTPPSADFTYTKGQGTGDDYKTYTFANQSISATDYLWDFGNGNTFKTVDAKFTFPGEGSYVVSLTASDKLGKTNTVKKTVEVVKPVVPAALVPVILAPGFDFGNVDASKDPWRNSALGGVIQISASSVFEGGFVAKFPSGSDRRIAYQELTVTPNTNYMVTCKYSQEIGPGSIRMAVLAGAVNDPALINSKIIKKEIGTNATGKGNFTSVVLSFNSGANSTIALYVDNDGGTISYVDSFTIALN comes from the coding sequence ATGAAAAATAAATTCGAAATAAAAAAAATAAGCAAAATTTCAGTTTTACTGTTCCTTTTGTTAGTGATTTTCACCTCTTGTGATATCAGAGGTTACGATATTGCGGGAGAAGGGTCAAAACCGGATCTTACTCCCCCAAGTGCTGATTTCACCTACACTAAAGGGCAAGGTACTGGTGATGATTATAAAACCTATACATTCGCTAATCAATCGATAAGCGCAACAGACTATCTGTGGGATTTCGGTAATGGAAATACGTTTAAAACCGTAGATGCAAAATTCACTTTCCCCGGTGAAGGTTCTTATGTGGTAAGCCTCACCGCAAGTGACAAACTGGGAAAAACGAATACGGTTAAGAAAACAGTTGAAGTGGTAAAACCGGTGGTACCGGCTGCCTTAGTGCCTGTTATTCTGGCACCGGGCTTTGATTTCGGAAATGTAGACGCGAGTAAAGACCCATGGAGAAACAGTGCTCTTGGCGGGGTGATTCAAATCTCTGCTTCATCAGTTTTTGAAGGTGGTTTTGTTGCAAAATTCCCATCGGGATCAGACCGTAGAATCGCCTATCAGGAATTAACCGTAACTCCAAACACGAATTATATGGTTACCTGTAAATATTCTCAGGAAATTGGTCCGGGAAGCATCAGAATGGCGGTTCTTGCAGGCGCTGTAAATGACCCGGCCCTGATCAACTCCAAAATCATCAAAAAGGAAATAGGAACCAATGCGACCGGAAAGGGAAATTTTACCTCTGTAGTATTATCCTTTAATTCGGGTGCCAATTCAACCATTGCTTTATATGTTGATAATGATGGAGGGACCATTTCTTACGTTGACTCTTTTACAATTGCTCTGAATTAA